Proteins encoded together in one Quercus lobata isolate SW786 chromosome 3, ValleyOak3.0 Primary Assembly, whole genome shotgun sequence window:
- the LOC115979101 gene encoding asparagine synthetase domain-containing protein 1-like isoform X2: protein MCGIALIISGTCIDLSSLLLDSVPSASSTSIDDQLVFSIDDLKAALGRRGPDSLGSKKVFLYSKTSSSIEEREIVSFTGGEEAKERDESCSQRVEEKNDCCFDTHGQTREVENGFSMSNVVAELHFIGATLQLRGINPIVQPLMDTYGNIFVYNGEIFGGINIDSDSNDTEILMQALGNCCSCNSHLHTRTSYCLEKGKSSVPEVLSTIKGPWAVIYWQESSRTLWFGRDAFGRRSLLVHWPTLEDHRFLLSSLSPFSSTEESSGFEAENEINNHNFWEELTCGIYSISFDAPKLDGCLVGKVRKHEWTNSMLKELIVWERTSVEPKPEDLYSSHGKTLMEQHDVHSACSNILPSKSGPIQASISGMAETVLFALRESVMRRTSLHRIFKAVTCDIRQEVLTPVAVLFSGGLDSMILSALLDECLDPSYEIDLLNVSFDGQSAPDRISAKAGVMELRRIAPLRRWKLVEIDADLSTLDLETKHVMSLINPANTYMDLNIGIALWLAARGSGWVYEGNNNNFDKDLQCNERVKYKSKARIVLVGSGADEQCAGYGRHKTKYRKGSWLGLHEEMKLDMQRIWKRNLGRDDRCIADNGKEISFLG, encoded by the exons atgtgtgGAATAGCTTTGATCATCTCTGGAACTTGTATTGACTTGTCATCTCTGCTTCTCGACTCTGTACCTTCAGCCTCCTCTACTTCCATTGATGACCAA CTGGTATTCTCGATAGATGATCTTAAAGCAGCTCTAGGGAGGAGGGGTCCTGATAGCTTGGGTAGCAAGAAGGTTTTCCTTTATTCAAAGACTTCAAGCTCCATTGAGGAGCGAGAAATTGTATCCTTCACTGGTGGAGAAGAGGCAAAAGAAAGGGACGAGTCCTGTTCACAACGTGTTGAGGAGAAAAATGATTGTTGCTTTGATACACATGGACAAACTCGTGAGGTAGAGAATGGTTTTAGCATGTCCAATGTTGTGGCAGAACTTCACTTTATTGGTGCCACATTACAGCTCCGGGGGATAAATCCTATTGTTCAGCCCTTGATGGATACATATGGGAATATTTTTGTGTATAATG GAGAAATATTTGGAGGAATTAACATTGATAGTGATAGCAATGATACTGAAATTCTAATGCAAGCTCTTGGAAACTGCTGCTCGTGCAATTCCCATTTGCACACAAGAACAAGCTACTGtcttgaaaaaggaaaaagttctGTTCCAGAGGTTCTCTCTACAATTAAGGGGCCATGGGCTGTCATCTATTGGCAG GAAAGTTCAAGAACCCTGTGGTTTGGTCGAGATGCATTTGGCAGACGGAGCCTTCTTGTTCACTGGCCTACTTTGGAGGACCATCGGTTCCTGCTATCTTCTTTATCACCATTTTCTTCCACTGAGGAGAGTTCTG GCTTTGAAGctgaaaatgaaattaacaaCCACAATTTCTGGGAAGAGCTTACATGTGGGATATACAGCATATCTTTTGATGCTCCAAAATTGGATGGGTGCCTGGTTGGTAAGGTCAGAAAACATGAATGGACAAATTCCATGCTAAAAGAACTGATTGTTTGGGAGAGAACTTCTGTTGAACCAAAACCCGAAGATTTATACTCTTCTCATGGCAAGACTCTTATGGAGCAACATGATGTGCATTCAGCTTGTTCAAATATATTGCCATCCAAATCAG GGCCCATCCAAGCTTCAATTTCAGGGATGGCAGAGACTGTACTGTTTGCTTTAAGGGAATCTGTGATGCGGCGCACTTCACTGCATAGAATATTTAAG GCAGTTACTTGTGATATAAGACAAGAGGTACTCACACCAGTGGCAGTTCTTTTCTCTGGAGGATTAGATTCTATGATACTTTCAGCATTACTAGATGAATGCCTTGATCCCAGCT ATGAGATTGATCTACTTAATGTGAGTTTTGACGGTCAGTCTGCTCCTGATAGAATCTCTGCCAAGGCAGGAGTAATGGAGTTGAGAAGAATTGCACCCTTGAGAAG GTGGAAACTTGTAGAGATTGATGCTGATTTATCAACATTGGACCTTGAAACAAAGCACGTCATGTCACTAATAAATCCTGCAAATACTTATATG GACCTGAATATAGGAATAGCTTTATGGCTGGCTGCTAGAGGCAGTGGCTGGGTGTATGAAGgaaataacaataattttgaTAAGGATCTTCAGTGCAATGAACGTGTTAAATACAAGTCAAAGGCCAGGATTGTCCTTGTTGGTTCTGGTGCTGATGAGCAATGTGCTGGATATGGTAGGCATAAAACAAAATATCGAAAGGGAAG TTGGCTTGGGCTACATGAGGAAATGAAATTGGACATGCAAAGAATTTGGAAGAGAAACCTAGGAAGAGATGACAGATGTATTGCTGATAATGGGAAGGAG ATTTCCTTTCTTGGATGA
- the LOC115979101 gene encoding asparagine synthetase domain-containing protein 1-like isoform X1, translating into MCGIALIISGTCIDLSSLLLDSVPSASSTSIDDQLVFSIDDLKAALGRRGPDSLGSKKVFLYSKTSSSIEEREIVSFTGGEEAKERDESCSQRVEEKNDCCFDTHGQTREVENGFSMSNVVAELHFIGATLQLRGINPIVQPLMDTYGNIFVYNGEIFGGINIDSDSNDTEILMQALGNCCSCNSHLHTRTSYCLEKGKSSVPEVLSTIKGPWAVIYWQESSRTLWFGRDAFGRRSLLVHWPTLEDHRFLLSSLSPFSSTEESSGFEAENEINNHNFWEELTCGIYSISFDAPKLDGCLVGKVRKHEWTNSMLKELIVWERTSVEPKPEDLYSSHGKTLMEQHDVHSACSNILPSKSGPIQASISGMAETVLFALRESVMRRTSLHRIFKAVTCDIRQEVLTPVAVLFSGGLDSMILSALLDECLDPSYEIDLLNVSFDGQSAPDRISAKAGVMELRRIAPLRRWKLVEIDADLSTLDLETKHVMSLINPANTYMDLNIGIALWLAARGSGWVYEGNNNNFDKDLQCNERVKYKSKARIVLVGSGADEQCAGYGRHKTKYRKGSWLGLHEEMKLDMQRIWKRNLGRDDRCIADNGKEARFPFLDEDVIRTLLDIPLWEIANLDQPSGIGDKKILREVARLLGLYEAAVLPKRAIQFGSRIARESNRKNFGSNRAANQASAGSAVIQLPSNLT; encoded by the exons atgtgtgGAATAGCTTTGATCATCTCTGGAACTTGTATTGACTTGTCATCTCTGCTTCTCGACTCTGTACCTTCAGCCTCCTCTACTTCCATTGATGACCAA CTGGTATTCTCGATAGATGATCTTAAAGCAGCTCTAGGGAGGAGGGGTCCTGATAGCTTGGGTAGCAAGAAGGTTTTCCTTTATTCAAAGACTTCAAGCTCCATTGAGGAGCGAGAAATTGTATCCTTCACTGGTGGAGAAGAGGCAAAAGAAAGGGACGAGTCCTGTTCACAACGTGTTGAGGAGAAAAATGATTGTTGCTTTGATACACATGGACAAACTCGTGAGGTAGAGAATGGTTTTAGCATGTCCAATGTTGTGGCAGAACTTCACTTTATTGGTGCCACATTACAGCTCCGGGGGATAAATCCTATTGTTCAGCCCTTGATGGATACATATGGGAATATTTTTGTGTATAATG GAGAAATATTTGGAGGAATTAACATTGATAGTGATAGCAATGATACTGAAATTCTAATGCAAGCTCTTGGAAACTGCTGCTCGTGCAATTCCCATTTGCACACAAGAACAAGCTACTGtcttgaaaaaggaaaaagttctGTTCCAGAGGTTCTCTCTACAATTAAGGGGCCATGGGCTGTCATCTATTGGCAG GAAAGTTCAAGAACCCTGTGGTTTGGTCGAGATGCATTTGGCAGACGGAGCCTTCTTGTTCACTGGCCTACTTTGGAGGACCATCGGTTCCTGCTATCTTCTTTATCACCATTTTCTTCCACTGAGGAGAGTTCTG GCTTTGAAGctgaaaatgaaattaacaaCCACAATTTCTGGGAAGAGCTTACATGTGGGATATACAGCATATCTTTTGATGCTCCAAAATTGGATGGGTGCCTGGTTGGTAAGGTCAGAAAACATGAATGGACAAATTCCATGCTAAAAGAACTGATTGTTTGGGAGAGAACTTCTGTTGAACCAAAACCCGAAGATTTATACTCTTCTCATGGCAAGACTCTTATGGAGCAACATGATGTGCATTCAGCTTGTTCAAATATATTGCCATCCAAATCAG GGCCCATCCAAGCTTCAATTTCAGGGATGGCAGAGACTGTACTGTTTGCTTTAAGGGAATCTGTGATGCGGCGCACTTCACTGCATAGAATATTTAAG GCAGTTACTTGTGATATAAGACAAGAGGTACTCACACCAGTGGCAGTTCTTTTCTCTGGAGGATTAGATTCTATGATACTTTCAGCATTACTAGATGAATGCCTTGATCCCAGCT ATGAGATTGATCTACTTAATGTGAGTTTTGACGGTCAGTCTGCTCCTGATAGAATCTCTGCCAAGGCAGGAGTAATGGAGTTGAGAAGAATTGCACCCTTGAGAAG GTGGAAACTTGTAGAGATTGATGCTGATTTATCAACATTGGACCTTGAAACAAAGCACGTCATGTCACTAATAAATCCTGCAAATACTTATATG GACCTGAATATAGGAATAGCTTTATGGCTGGCTGCTAGAGGCAGTGGCTGGGTGTATGAAGgaaataacaataattttgaTAAGGATCTTCAGTGCAATGAACGTGTTAAATACAAGTCAAAGGCCAGGATTGTCCTTGTTGGTTCTGGTGCTGATGAGCAATGTGCTGGATATGGTAGGCATAAAACAAAATATCGAAAGGGAAG TTGGCTTGGGCTACATGAGGAAATGAAATTGGACATGCAAAGAATTTGGAAGAGAAACCTAGGAAGAGATGACAGATGTATTGCTGATAATGGGAAGGAG GCTAGATTTCCTTTCTTGGATGAAGATGTTATAAGGACTTTGCTTGATATTCCTCTGTGGGAGATTGCCAACCTTGATCAACCTAGTGGAATTGGTGATAAAAAGATTCTGAGAGAG GTTGCTCGATTGCTTGGTTTATATGAAGCAGCAGTTCTGCCCAAAAGAGCAATTCAG TTTGGTTCAAGAATTGCGAGGGAGTCAAATCGAAAGAATTTTGGTAGTAACCGTGCGGCAAATCAGGCGTCTGCTGGAAGTGCAGTAATTCAATTGCCATCAAACTTGACTTAA
- the LOC115979102 gene encoding cell division control protein 48 homolog B-like: MESEGSNISNDNKENKQWRAEEAIAGNAEALQALRELITFPLYYSSQAKKLGLKWPKGLLLYGPPGTGKTSLVRAVVQECGAHLIIISPHSVHRAHAGESEKVLREAFSEASSHAMLGKPSVIFIDEIDALCPRRDFRREQDVRVASQLFTLMDSSKASSNSAPQVVVVASTNRVDAIDPALRRSGRFDAEVEVTTPTEEERLQILKLYTKKVPLDPNVDLRTLAASCNGYVGADLEALCREATIFAVKRSSDANEDASVLSLTIEDWEHAKTIVGPSITRGVTVEIPKVTWEDIGGLKDLKKKLRQAVEWPIKHSAAFSRLGVSPVRGILLHGPPGCSKTTLAKAAAHAAQASFFSLSGAELYSMYVGEGEALLRNTFQRARLAAPSIIFFDEADVVAAKRGGSSSSNITVGERLLSTLLTEMDGLEEAKGILVLAATNRPHAIDAALMRPGRFDLVLYVPLPDLEGRYEILRVHTRNMKIGPDVDLRRIAEDTELFTGAELEGLCREAGIVALREDITATVVCDRHFQIVKDSLKPALTRAEIDSYASFMKNPSVKRSGEFVSSVKNDSKHKKETLGPLFTLKVGVVSFILLAAAAAAKYFLTSTDQTLLELATT; the protein is encoded by the exons ATGGAAAGCGAAGGCAGCAACATCAGCAACGACAACAAGGAAAACAAGCAGTGGAGAGCAGAAGAAGCGATAGCAGGAAACGCTGAAGCCCTTCAGGCACTCAGAGAGCTCATCACTTTTCCTCTCTATTACTCTTCACAAGCTAAAAAACTCGGTCTCAAA TGGCCCAAAGGTTTGCTTCTCTATGGTCCACCAGGCACTGGAAAG ACAAGTTTGGTACGGGCAGTTGTTCAAGAATGTGGTGCACATTTAATCATTATCAG TCCACACTCTGTTCATAGAGCACATGCTGGAGAAAGTGAGAAAGTTTTGCGGGAGGCATTTTCAGAGGCATCATCCCATGCAATGTTGGGCAAGCCATCAGTTATCTTTATCGATGAAATCGATGCACTCTGTCCTCGTCGTGATTTTAG AAGGGAGCAAGATGTTCGTGTAGCCTCTCAACTCTTTACACTAATGGACTCCAGTAAAGCTTCCTCAAATTCTGCACCACAAGTTGTCGTAGTTGCCTCCACTAACAG AGTGGATGCAATTGATCCTGCACTAAGAAGATCAGGGCGCTTTGATGCTGAAGTTGAAGTTACTACACCTACTGAGGAGGAACGCCTTCAAATTCTCAAG CTCTACACAAAGAAGGTTCCTTTAGATCCCAATGTTGACTTAAGGACCTTAGCTGCATCTTGCAATGGCTATGTTGGGGCTGACTTGGAAGCTTTATGTCGTGAGGCTACCATATTTGCGGTCAAAAGGTCTTCTGATGCAAATGAAGATGCCAGTGTGCTCAGCTTAACAATTGAAGACTGGGAACATGCAAAAACCATAGTTGGGCCCAGCATAACAAGAGGTGTTACTGTGGAAATCCCAAAGGTGACTTGGGAAGACATTGGAGGACTAAAAGATTTGAAG AAAAAGCTCCGGCAAGCTGTTGAGTGGCCTATTAAACATTCTGCTGCATTTTCAAGGCTGGGAGTATCTCCTGTACGAGGAATTCTTCTCCATGGGCCTCCAGGATGCTCAAAAACGACCCTTGCTAAAGCTGCAGCTCATGCCGCccaagcttcttttttttccctgag TGGTGCAGAATTGTATTCGATGTATGTTGGAGAGGGAGAAGCTTTGTTGCGGAACACATTTCAGAGAGCTCGCCTTGCAGCACCAAGCATAATATTCTTTGATGAGGCTGACGTTGTTGCTGCTAAACG AGGTGGAAGTTCAAGCAGCAACATTACAGTTGGAGAGAGGCTTCTATCTACTTTACTAACTGAAATGGATGGTTTAGAAGAAGCTAAA ggaATTCTTGTTTTGGCTGCTACAAATCGTCCTCATGCAATTGATGCTGCACTTATGCGCCCTGGACGCTTTGATCTG GTACTATATGTACCACTACCCGATCTAGAAGGTCGTTATGAGATACTTCGTGTACATACACGTAATATGAAAATAGGACCGGATGTTGATCTCAGAAGAATAGCAGAAGATACCGAACTTTTCACAGGAGCTGAACTGGAGGGTCTGTGTAGGGAAGCTGGAATTGTTGCTTTGAGGGAAGACATTACTGCTACTGTTGTGTGTGATCGGCATTTCCAGATTGTTAAGGATTCTTTGAAACCCGCATTAACAAGGGCAGAAATTGATTCCTATGCATCGTTTATGAAAAACCCTTCTGTGAAACGCTCTGGCGAGTTTGTATCTAGTGTCAAGAATGATAGCaagcacaaaaaagaaacattggGTCCATTATTTACTCTAAAAGTCGGTGTTGTAAGCTTTATCTTacttgctgctgctgctgctgctaaATATTTTCTCACTAGTACTGATCAAACCCTACTTGAACTAGCTACTACCTGA